In Cryptomeria japonica chromosome 5, Sugi_1.0, whole genome shotgun sequence, the genomic window ccttattaCCCTCATattacaaatgttttgatgactaagataggctctaggagaataaatgggatttagagagattgaaacaccaatatctTGATCTTACcccccttgtgctagggtatgtgcATGAGAATAAGATGATGCCATGTTTATCTTCAattatttctctccattagagatatcattgataggagtattagctttttcttcattcacattagataccctaggagaggtacaaatgtTAGGTTGTCCATTaccatctctaggattgggatctacaaaagctctTATGtaatctacatatgtaatgcattttcctaaaaatatcacaataaaacaacatgcactataaatgaaatttttgagatctaattgattgaaaggaatgaatttggaaattctaaaaatgcaatttgccaaagtgctatgaatgaaaagaagtaatgtgAAATGAaataaaccattatccaacacatgattatcaTAAATTTAagtaaaaagcaatgtaatcatatgtgaaatacaaaataaatcagatctattaattGCCAATTATGAATTgttaaaatcagatctgaaaaatgAAAGTGATGAATTATGTAACCCACAAATCCAATTAACCAAAACAAATTAGAGTTTTTATgaataaacctctaaatttatgtattttgattaaaataagatctatgaatgtaaatttgaaatttaaaatgttcCCAAATAAGAtctaaaacaattaatccaaattagataaCCTACAAGCTCAATTtcagaattaaaaattagggttttttgttgatttaacctctaaatttttgaaattcatttggaaattaaacttgtaaatgtaaatttgaattttaaattacataaacactcagatctgagaacataaatcataattatGGGTtaaaggagttgggttcaccaaaatgtaatggtgaaaaattagggctttcacTCAATTAAGGTAAAAACCGTTAATTTTAGACTTAGGTACCAACATCAAAGAGGAGTGAACCCAAGAGATATAGCCACAAATCAAGAGGGATAGGGTTGATAATTTTATTGGATTCATTGGGTTATAATTTAATTATCCTGTttttaaattgaattgttgaaatgctaaaattagggtaaatatgttggaatTGAAGTAATAATGCGCAAACAATGAGGTATAGTCATCAGACCGAGCTTGAAACCTGGATTTGAGTAATATAAGAGTATTCAGACCTATTCCCAAAAGGATATCCTTATTTTTTGGGACTAGAATGCCCATCGCTCTGGTCGTCCACACTTTTTTGTTGTCTAAAGGGGAACCTATTAGTCTCTGTAAATAAAGCTaattctgaagatcacaactccatacTTGCTCTTGTGCACACTAAGAAGGGAACtagattgggaataggggtttgcctaagtcaaaccttagtttagttattaaccttgaatgaaatattaaaaatattgaaataaataatagaaaggtatacctcatatttgcaatTGTTGATAACAAATGtttgcttcttgaatgaaatcacatATGTTTTATTAAATGGCATGAACTTGAAAAAAACCTAAAAagacacatgcttgcatatgaatgatgtaatttcgcTCCAAAATGGTTGAATGAAAGATATGTAGCCTTGacaatctttgaaaatgcttgatgatgaatgtacAAAAATTTGTTTAATAGCTTGATTGATTAAATATCTTTATATATAcgatcctaggtcaatttaccaattagACCGACCTCCAACGAtcatatagagccaccaatttcatttcctgCTGGAGAGATAGGTCCATCCTCTATTTGAAAATTGGGCCCCATTGAGGGGGGCCAAGGCACTGGGAGCTCTGGTCCTAGGACAAGGGCACTAGCACCCTAATCCTCCTCAATTAGAGACCATGATTTAGTCCTAAAGAGGAGGGCACCACTctagagagtcatttggtaggtgtatatgACATCAAAATTAGAGTTAAGGAACTGAATGAACCCTAATAGTAGACGAGAGGGatacatgctaaagtaggggcacaaacatgaattggttgattgataatttatgatgctacacacaCATATACTTGATCGAAGAAAGGCCGAAGCTGAGAATAGTATATATTAAAtggtaagttttaaaaaaaaaacataacatgagATAACCAGTTCTCACAAAAAATTATGTTGATGTGGCATTGTATTTGATAATGTGgacctaaaaccttagttataagaaaGGAGGCTTACCAGGTAAGTTTTTATAAAAAAATGGGAGTGATTTTAAATTACCATAGAGGATTTTGGGAGTTTAAATTAGAGTGCTCAACTATTGAATCTTGTCCCCTAAAATCATTCTAAAAATGCTAAAAGGTGGTACATACAAGTCCACTGATAAGAGAAGCAACATAAAAATTATAAATGAGTGCATGTTTTACACAATAAAACTTTCCAtatttagaaaaaaagaaaaaataaagaagtaaactaattaaattcaattaTATCTAATACTTACAAAATTCACAATCATTATTCCTAAATTTACAAAACCGAATATAATTTATCACCAATTTTTCATTATGGTCACTACATCTTTataaattttctaaatattaaatgTTGTCTTCATATCGATCACATTATTTCTATGACATGTTAATGACTTTGAACGAAATATATGGTTCCATGCACACATATGTACAGTTTCGTAATGTATTTAAAATGAATGTatgtatttatattatatatatttcacAATAATCTCATACGTTTTCAACTCTTTTGATATCTACTCCTCTTAGTGGATTCTACTTATTATTTTATCCACTCTCAATAATGAGTATTGTATTTATTGATTTCTTTAAGTCTTAAATTTTTAGAAATTACATCTTATTAAGAAATATTCTATACTAGCATTCACACGTTGGTATGGGATAGGTATGTTGAGGAGGTGTGAAAGGTCAATTATGGAAAATTTTGGTAGgtttttttgcatacatttattcaaaacatgaggtcaattggtaggacatttggcaaatgatgttgtttgtgcaagaaaGGTCTAAATGGAGAAgttatagcttcaaatcaactatgcatccacttacaaaatctaaacacaactaaaaaaaaaactctaaatcaagaagataattaggTTCCATTACTAATAAACTCATGTTATGTTTGGAACATGGAGACATGGACAGAGAGGAAAGAGAGGGTTGTAAAGAGAGAAATATAAtgggggaaagagagagagggtaAGGAAATAGAGGTAGAGAAGAAAATATAGATGTATATGGAAGAGAAGAGGGATATGGAGAGGGAGGGAAAGGGGAAGATAGAGATGAAAGAGaaatatatagatagagagagataggaagacaaagatagagatatgaaatgatagagagagagagagaggtagagaggagaaATTTAAGGGCTAGAGGgatagataatgagatagagatagaggaaaagagatataaatatagaggtctagggagggggagagggaaacAAAGGGATACATGTCTTAAAATAGTGGGGGAGAGAGGAAGATGTGGAGATAAGGATAGAGTGAGTGAAAAAGTGGGAGACAATTAGATAGAGATAGTAAGAGGTAGAGGGATAAAGtgaagatagagagagatagagagatggagaaggaaatatagagaggaagagatggggagatatagaggaagagggggaggaagagaggtaTATAGAAGGTGAGATAAagtgatatagagatagagatatgacacgaagagggagagtgagggagtgatagagagatataaaaacaAAGAGAAGTAGATATAGAGGTATAGAGTGggagatagatagagggagaggaaatagggagagatagatatatatggacaaagagagagaggaggggaggaagagagataggtagagagggagagatatagatagaggatgATATAGAGAGACACAAATGGatatggagagagatagggagatagaagtAGTGAAATATATGGATAGAGAGATGAGTGaataagaggagagagagagagagagagagagagagagagagagagagagagagagagagagagagagagagagagagagagagagagagtcaagaTTGGCATTACATTACAACCAAAGTAAATCCAATTAAATTAAgtcaattttaatatatatatatattttttttttttttttttgtcaattactCAACTTCATTCTTAATTAATCAATCTTGAttcatattaatttaaaatttcaatttttcacTGGACATGAATTTTTGtcaacatcaaaataatcaaaattaacattACACTAAAGTCAAAGTAAATCCCATCAAATTCAatcaattattatatatatatatatatatatatatatatatatatatatatatatatatatatatatatatatatatatatatatatatatatatatttaacaattaatcaatctcaatgcatattaatttaaaaattaattattaaactaGACATGAATGATatgttttcttttttaatttagTAGTCATGTAAAGTCCTATTTTATTCACTTGTATGACAATGTTCCATTAGAATAGTGATCATGTAAGGTGAGAGACTTGCAAATCTTGGATAATGTTACATGGAGCATTTTGTATTGCCAAATTGGATATCAAatgtgtgagaatttgccaagatcaagggcacaatgaaaagcacaaataagagagacaatagtttgacaaggacaaactgtattctcatcaatatgtaaatatgatcaactggattaaccaatacaagagagatgagcctgcttataaaggcaaggccaaatggatatgtgagcacacaatcatgacatgtggttcaatgagaaacaaggttaggtagggataggtaggagaaatagtaaaatattccacaagaggtggatcacccactgaagatggaatataacaacaagataagaccaaaaaaggtagaatttctcctacaagcaccaTCCCTATGtgaacacttccctaagtgtctcatatccaaactacgatgagatgcattatcctaagtcaacttaagtaaagtgtaaatcagaggctacaagattgaAGTCTTGTACCTGCTGCATAGTggatcccataatgatgtgtaccctgtaTGTAGTGTaagatgcatttggcggctttccaatgaaactcatgtggttcctgcataaaGTGTGAAACTATTCCAACcgcaaatgaaatgtcagggcgtgtgtgagtcaagtagatgagactacccacaagatgacAATATAATGCGGCATCAACAAGTGGAGTGGAgtacttagcctcaagcttgactcttaaaagaaagggagtcgatgcaggcttacaatcagccatgtggaagcgtgcaagtagatcaagagcatacttgggctacgaaagtgtaatcccagaaggtgactggtaaatctctatcccaagaaagtagtgcaaaagacctaagtcagtcatagaaaatctgtcatgcaaagtagatttgacactactaatgatggatgaggtgctccttgtaatgatcaagtcatcaacatagagcacaagtatcaagtgtgagtcatcctgttgcaaaatgtagacatacagatcagaatgacacctggtgaaccctgctgagagaagaaaggaatccatcttggcataccaaaccCTAGGGGCCTTCTTgaggccatagatagatttcctcaCGCAGAAAACCAATGAAGAATcatggatgaaaccttgtggctgctccatataaatctcatcatcaagatccccatgaagaatgtcactcttcacatccatctgatgtacaacccaaccatgagttgtgacaatagaaagtgtcaagaaaatggagttcatcttggctacaggcacaaaggtatcagtatagtcaacacctggaacctatgagaaacctttcacaacaagtcaagccttatacttatccacactaccatccattgcaaacttggtctgatagatccacttacattgaaccatctttctccccttagggagagggactatctcccaagtgttgttcctcatcaaagaacaatactcttcctccatagcttggtacCACtcgggaacccctgatgcttcctgaaatgtttgTGGATTGGAAGCGATaacaatgtatgcatgtggaagttCCTGATGCTATGATCGAGTCCTTTGTgtgtctgaaggatccccaacaagagaacccgctgactcaagtgtctgtcgagcccaatgaggtctaggtggaggtggaggatgaggcacctcaactgcaagtggaccctgtggaagTGTAACACcgtgagtcggagttgaaggagtctcatcatttgattcactctcatcactatccacaatggaggaaggtggaggaggaagtgaggctaagctaggagagatttcctcaaagtgaacactcctctcaataaacacctcatgtgtctctagatacatcaatcgatatgccttaacatccttaggatatccaacaaatatgcaaggcctactatAAGGTTCCATtgccttgcatttctgcgaaggaatgcgagcccatgttggacacccaaagactctgaaatgtctcacaaccgatttcctaccaacccaagcctcaaaaggagtgatgcccttcaaagctttgtgaggaacttgattttggatgtgtgcggcacaactgatagcctctgctcaaaaggcgggatcaagagaacatgcatgtatcatacaactagccatttccttgagagttctagtcttcctttctacgactccattttgttgtagagTGTAGACAactgaatgctgaagatcaatcacCTCAAGTGTACAAAACTCCTCAAGtctattgttcacatattcccttccattatttgtgcgaAGGATCtcgaccactttccctgattgcttctccacatgagcttTGAAGGCTAAAAatatcaaacacttcactcttgtgaacaagaaagtagacccaagtgaagcgagagtagtcatcaatgaaggtgagagcatagcgggccttgctaaatgaaggtgatggaaatggacctactacatcgccatgaacaagttgaagaacttccaaagttctccaagctttccccttatcaaacttctcttcgggatgcttgcccatggaacaccctgaacatacaccctctgaaaaactggtttgaggtagacctatgaccatgtctttagtgctaagttgttgaagatagtggtagttgaggtgaccaaactgctcatgcgatagcttactttttgaatttgaatgagtaagcaaggtcATAGAAGGAgatcttggcacaaagtgggagaatgaataaagccttgaattatcattgacttgtcccactactaccaaggcatcattatcaagttcttttaccacaactgaatcaggagtaaactcaacctttttcccattcccatagtgagtgatttggtagatagagagaagattggtagacaagttaggaacataaagaacattctcaaatgttccatcatccatggcaaccgaacctttcccttgtacctcaacttgtgtatcatcacctatgtaaatttgaggtaccttagatggctccaatgaagaaaactgctcctttgtagaacacatgtgataagaggcacctgagtcaagtatccactgctatgaagaactTGATTTAGCCACAAATGCAtgtccttttcccttagactatgagaaagtggaaggagatgattccttcttgttttaggcagatggcaaattgatgttgttcttcttaaggagatttgttagctcatcaacttgcttggtgtggcaacgatgctcatcatgaccatacttcttgcaataagcacaagttggtttattcTTCTTAGGTGTATTCCCTTTCTTGGAAGATGATGAataatcaccttgtgatggagaggagggttgtcctttttcctgttgtggctttgacttagattgctccTGCTTCTTATTGGAACCTttgccttgattcccttgattcccttgattagccaccaaagccttggactttgaagacttgagaatccccatgttcaacaacttagattgttccaacatcaacatttttgtgaaagcatcaaatgtaggaatAGTGTAGGAACTTCCCACTATTAAGCGATGGGTttgaaagctagaaacaaatgctgcatattcaaatggaagcttgtccaacaagttgaatatcaattgagcatcctttttgtcaatgccacaatccttaagcttttctcgtagctcattttccttagtgacataatcttagattgtatcaaaattcttgggatccaagttggtgagctcattgtcaatcttgtagcctttgatttcatcaacttgactatacaatttctgaaagatatcccaagcctctttgattgtggtacacttctcaatgtgaaaaatgaggtcatttgatacatactttctcaaagttccaagagccatacaatttctagtgagccattctaattgagcattaggatcaactttaggatttgttggtgctattattgttccatctatgtaatgcgtgtcctttttctattagtttactccatgctttaattttccatgatgcataattatgtggagttaaaggtggaaatttataaggacccatagcaacaaaaatgaaagagcataaggaaagagaggcacaatcagacaagacaccccccaaaattcaaTCAAATGAAGAACCCCccccccaccaaaaaaaaaaaataaaaaaatacgatttgacactttatacttagtgcatgtaaaatgggccacttgcaaaaaatggctaAGTGGACTTccgatttcaactttacaactgcctcaaataggccaaaagagactcaaactaataatgcaagagactaaactaagatccaagcaaattacaagttccaagtaggccaaaaaagaaTAATTTCTACCCAATTTGGTAAAAAACTGATAGCACCACATGttagtagatgaaaaattatgcacttcaaAAAGaaaacaacacctgaaaaggaggtcgtatgagcccgaacgaagcctttgaagttgtcaAATCGAGGATTGGACATGTACAGTTGTGAGAAactggaaaatttgaaaaatttgtccaccaaaatcagaaaataacaacaccattgtggagagcacaaaaatttagccaaaataaaaaaattgcatagaaAAGGCCTTAAAATGACCAATATATGAGCCTTCAAAGTTGGACTTCAAATTCAAAAACTCAAATGGAGagggggtctaaaattttcaaaaagtgcTGACGTAGTGCTGATGTCAGCAAAAtgctatgttaaatttgatggtcgtatgactaTTGCCTGACTGTTGTAGCTCTTTTGCTGACCGTACGGATGCTGGCATGGCACTGTACGGATGATGACGTGTAACTATATGGTCACTGAGCTGGCAGATGAAGTGGCACTAACTGTGTACTACGTGGCAAGTGACGTGTCAAGTTGTATGATGTGGTGTCGCGTGGATGAAGTTGGAGGTGCCACGTGGCAGGGTCTTTTGTTTGCGTGACAGGATCTTTTTGGCTATGTCTGCATGGACTGAGGCGACAACCAAGCTGATAGGGTGGCGACTTGTGTGAGGTGGCTGTTGCTTGTGCAGGGTGGCTACGACGTCAAGTGCATAGGTCAGGGTGGAGCGGAGCTGACAGGAGGGCAGCCAGAGTGGACGGGATGCCGGTGGCTCTCGGAAACAAAACGATGACCGACGGGAGTATGACCCTGCAGGCAACGCAAGGTATGACTCCTGCAAAAACTCTGCAGTACGGTGCTACAGGGGTGGGGGTGAAATACCCCcccaaatatttgattttttttttaatataaaaaaagcatttacaatataaaataaaaattgcgAAATAATtataataagaatatatatatatattttttaatttcgcagaatttattttattttattttaaatttttttttttgcaaaatcatACCgtactactcaaattgggtaaaAAATTCCTCCGATGCCTCAAAATGCACTTTCACCAAATATAAATGAACTTATACTCtatttttatggaaacgacctcccagACTCAACAATGAGGTCAAAATCGTTGTACGAGGCCTCCAAAAAGAGCAACTCCTCAGATCTGAAAATGAAGCCCTCCAAAATGTCTTTCAAAAAACTAATCAATAAAGCCCCAatgactctaataccatgtgagaatttgccatgatcaagggcacaatgaaaagcacaaataagagagacaatagtttgacaagaacaaactgtattctcatcaatatgcaaatatgatcaactggattaaccaatacaagagAGATGCACCTGTTTATAAAgccaaggccaaatggatatgtgagcacacaatcatgacatgtggctcaatgagaaataagggtaggtaggggtaggcaggagaaatagtaaaatattccacaagtgGATCACCCaacaaaggtggaatgtaacaacaagataagaccacacaAGGTGAAATTTCTGCTACaaacatcatccctatgtgcacacttccctaagtgtctcatatccaaactacgatgagatgcattatcctaagtcaacttaagtaaagtgtaattatatcctataagaataaagaATTACACCAACAAAATGTCACACTAATTGTTTTAATAAATTTTGGCATGGTCCATCTTAATTAAGTAAAATAGCAAAGGAGAGTGATCTATTTCTAAGAAATTGCTCACTtgcttaatttaataattaaataaaatagcgAGGAGAGGCGAAAGGGGGGTTAGACAATTGAAAGAACTTGTCTTCACATATGGTTAACAACCACTTAAAGGTATTGCCTCTTTCAATTGAAAGAACCATTGGGAGGATTGCTACACAATTTAAATTTGACACTGTagtttacaattttaaaatttatcaaattttataattttgatttgTTATATTTTAAGTATGATTTTATGAACATAATATTACAGATGATATTATtagtaaattttaaaaaataattataaataaatataatataatattttaatttataatatttgttatgaaaatatatactaattcaaaatatttttaaaaattaaattataaatgattttttattatattttatataggagttgagaaaatacaacaccacaggagcccaaataatctctgcaagctgaaaaacctgttacaaggagaagcaatgaagcaaatcacagaaggaaagaatacacaggaaaaatatgctccaaaagatgaaaGCTCAagaatctccaaaatgtattgtcaataataatccttcttcatacaatgaaaagaaagaactcaacctttaataggtcaagaaaccctaaaagggaaaacctaggtttgcacataacaattaattaaaataattaattatatgcacctaaagttagcttaagtgtaaaagagaaagggaacttaaataattaaacaaatattgtttaattaatcaagtaaatacccgaatactctaacaccccccttaagctagacttagggagaagctaaaacctataaCAACTACTAATAGCAATAAAggtgggtcccgacaacaaggtcggatcaggtacccaaatacaatgaaatctctatgaactggagaaatagagaaaaccacgtgggagcaaaactctactccaaaaagagataaaaagaataccactgaagcatgaagaacctgcaaactctgttgaagaataactgttgatctgaagaacctccattgaaatagaacatgaccaggtagagaagattgtaatctgcatgagtgccctcaaatgacactactcgaatcaggaggcaaacaaggcaaaaacaactgaaatcgaagatatagatggcatgagaaaccaaagcctgaagagctgatcaatcgaaccatggaagcagtagaaccaacaggataaacctccccataatgcggaagtgggagagggacaaaaacactgaaaaggacagcaaaaaaaaattgcatgacgaagaaccgagaacatcaaaggtgctgagacacatcatcatgaggcaaatgtcgtggaaggaacactcactggacaaaggaagatggcaaacaataggcaaacatcaaccccctcatggcacttgatcaatagtgcatgtacaacaagacacaagatatgcaagattccaagtaaacaatgcatgatggcactttatctcagcgCGTTTGCATAAAtataagctacaatgataagaagactggaaatagaaacgtgaaccaaaatagagacatcctactcagagaagagatcccaggacccaaaacaaccacgatatccaccaaagtgctgaaaagcaaaaaactgaataaaatatgcatagaatacaatctgaaaataaaactcagatggctggaaagtacacaacacatgctttccgaaaatataaagttttcaaaaaatggaggttggatgctcattctatggctcccggagtgcaaaaactagacctcactttgattgaaaaaaaacatagtcaaacagcaaaattggaaaaaattaccaacaccatgaggttggcctcggaaccagctttctgacgcctattcatttttgaaaaaacgactctgtatgcccaagatagggccaaaaaaccaaaccccccctctaaaaaagccaaaaaaaggGGTCTGGTGGCTAGGGAGCGGCGCTCCGGTGGCCAGTGGCTGAGCCCGGTGGACGAGCGGCGCCAGGGGGCCGGGCAGAGCAAGGGTCGGGGAGCGGAGCGGCGGGCCGGGGAGTTGAGTGGCGATCGGGAGTTGCAGGGCCGAGCGAAGGCCGGGGAGCGGAGCGGTAGGGCCAGTAAGCGGTGGTCGTAGGGAGACCGCCGCAGGCGGAGGTGGCTGGTGGGGGCCGCAATGGCGGTGGAGCCGGGAGAAGCACGGGCGGCCGGGGAGGCGGGGCTGCTGGCGGGGGTCGGAAGCTGATGTCGGCGAGGGGCCGGGGGCCGAGGCCGGTAG contains:
- the LOC131039622 gene encoding lysine-rich arabinogalactan protein 19-like produces the protein MASNESTTGSPVTWYRADSPAAVWQPDVSIRPPTGLGPRPLADISFRPPPAAPPPRPPVLLPAPPPLRPPPATSACGGLPTTTAYWPYRSAPRPSLGPATPDRHSTPRPAAPLPDPCSARPPGAARPPGSATGHRSAAP